From a single Natronorubrum tibetense GA33 genomic region:
- the pyk gene encoding pyruvate kinase, which yields MRNAKIVCTLGPASSDRNTIRELADAGMSVARLNASHGSREDRAELIDRVRAVDESREAPVAVMLDMQGPEIRTAPLPEGETVSLETGSEIRFVEGDEVSPDSVGLSLPIGAVEPGDRILLDDGLIETTVLEPEDADSRGHDDQSVRARVDTGGELGGRKGVNVPGVDLDLEIVTESDRKDLELAAEKGVDFVAASFVRDAEDVYAVSEVLEELDVEIPLIAKIERAGAVENLDEIIEAAYGIMVARGDLGVECPMEDVPMIQKRIIRKCRNEGSPVITATEMLDSMVHARRPTRAEASDVANAVLDGTDGVMLSAETAIGDHPVAVVDAMGSIIRQVENSEEYAEMLEQRVPTAGEARTDALARSARFLARDIDADAVVAATESGYTALKTAKYRPGVPVVASTPSHEVRRRLALSWGVTPLYARVSDQGADAVVEKAVQAALDAGVADSGDTVVVLCGMMTELEGANTTNMLKVHVAAEALTTGRVVVEGRTTGPLVRMTDGDLSDVPEGAVLSLAADFDEEFEGDLTTIGGIVDAQRGLTGYPALVAREMNIPMVSGADLSAAEEGSVVTLDAERGVIYGGDLSDRTDRDEQVELA from the coding sequence ATGAGAAACGCGAAAATCGTCTGTACGCTGGGGCCGGCCTCGAGCGACCGGAACACGATCCGGGAGCTCGCCGACGCCGGGATGTCAGTCGCCCGTCTGAACGCGAGCCACGGGAGCCGCGAAGATCGCGCCGAACTGATCGACCGGGTTCGGGCCGTCGACGAGTCCCGCGAGGCGCCCGTCGCGGTGATGCTCGACATGCAGGGTCCGGAGATCCGGACCGCGCCGCTCCCCGAGGGAGAGACGGTGAGCCTCGAGACCGGTTCGGAGATTCGATTCGTCGAAGGCGACGAGGTGTCCCCCGATAGCGTCGGTCTCTCACTGCCGATCGGGGCCGTCGAGCCGGGCGACCGAATTCTGCTCGACGACGGACTAATCGAGACGACCGTCCTCGAGCCCGAGGATGCGGATTCGCGAGGGCACGACGACCAGTCGGTCCGTGCCCGCGTCGACACCGGTGGCGAACTGGGCGGCCGAAAGGGCGTCAACGTGCCCGGGGTAGATCTCGATCTCGAGATCGTCACCGAGTCCGACCGCAAGGACCTCGAGTTAGCCGCCGAGAAGGGGGTCGACTTCGTCGCGGCGAGTTTCGTCCGCGACGCCGAGGACGTCTACGCGGTCAGCGAGGTGCTCGAGGAACTGGACGTCGAAATCCCGCTGATCGCGAAGATCGAACGCGCGGGTGCGGTCGAGAACTTGGACGAGATCATCGAAGCCGCCTACGGGATCATGGTCGCCCGCGGCGATCTGGGCGTCGAGTGTCCGATGGAGGACGTTCCGATGATCCAGAAGCGAATCATCCGCAAGTGTCGCAACGAGGGATCGCCGGTGATTACGGCGACGGAGATGCTCGACTCGATGGTCCACGCTCGCCGGCCCACACGGGCTGAGGCCTCGGACGTCGCGAACGCCGTTCTCGACGGCACCGACGGCGTGATGTTGTCGGCCGAGACCGCCATCGGCGACCACCCCGTTGCGGTCGTCGACGCGATGGGCAGCATCATCCGTCAGGTCGAAAACTCCGAGGAGTACGCCGAGATGCTCGAGCAACGCGTTCCCACCGCGGGCGAGGCACGAACGGATGCGCTGGCGCGCTCGGCGCGCTTTCTCGCGCGCGACATCGACGCGGATGCGGTCGTCGCGGCAACCGAGTCCGGCTACACGGCACTGAAAACGGCGAAGTACCGCCCCGGCGTTCCGGTCGTCGCGTCGACGCCGAGTCACGAGGTCAGGCGGCGACTCGCCCTCTCGTGGGGCGTAACGCCGCTGTACGCCCGTGTCTCGGATCAGGGAGCCGACGCCGTCGTCGAGAAGGCGGTCCAAGCCGCGCTCGATGCTGGGGTCGCCGACAGCGGCGACACCGTCGTCGTCCTCTGTGGCATGATGACCGAACTCGAGGGCGCGAACACGACGAACATGCTGAAAGTCCACGTCGCCGCGGAGGCGCTGACGACCGGTCGCGTCGTCGTCGAGGGACGGACGACCGGCCCCCTCGTCCGAATGACGGACGGCGACCTCTCGGACGTCCCCGAGGGAGCAGTCCTCTCGTTGGCGGCCGACTTCGACGAGGAGTTCGAGGGCGATCTGACGACGATCGGCGGAATCGTCGACGCCCAGCGCGGACTGACCGGCTACCCGGCGCTGGTCGCGCGGGAGATGAACATTCCGATGGTCAGCGGAGCCGATCTCTCGGCGGCCGAGGAGGGCAGCGTCGTGACGCTCGACGCCGAACGCGGAGTCATCTACGGCGGCGACCTCAGCGATCGAACGGATCGGGACGAGCAGGTCGAACTGGCCTGA
- the metG gene encoding methionine--tRNA ligase, with protein sequence MSNDDFPTDRPAVVTCGLPYANGDLHIGHLRGYIGADAFNRSLKTLGQETAYVCGSDMHGTPVAVNAEQEGVDPADFALEWHEQYEETFPQFNVDFDNYGHTHDETNTELTQEIVRTLDDAGYIYEKEIQVAYDPDADQYLPDRYVVGTCPYCGEKARGDECDEGCQRHLEPGEVEDPESTITGNPAEYRKRAHKFFEVSEFTDYLTEFLDGLEGTSNARNQPRQWIEDGLQDWCITRDMDWGIDYPGDGDDTETDDDLVLYVWVDAPIEYIASTRQYTERVGADEYDWERVWKDDGDIVHVIGRDIIQHHAIFWPAMLEGSGYNAPRGIAATGFITINGKGLSTSRNRAIWAKEYLEEGFHPDLLRYYLTTTGGLQQDVDFSWEAFQEKVNGELVGTVGNFWYRSLLFAYRNYEGTPETDVSEEVRERIEGAIGETRDAVNDYDLRGVGHAATRLAQFGNEYIQRNEPWKLTDEEPERAAQVIRDCVQLAKAVGVLLEPITPDKSQLLWEQIGEDGEIADAHLEDALEAPPRTFDEPGELFEKIEDDRVEELTRKLEERVEAASSDEEESDEGETENDDTDGAEGDDMADTGDLEPLLEDRIGFEDFQELDIRVGRIESAEGIEGADDLAKLEVDIGFETRQVVAGIKQLHDLDELPGTNCVLLANMEPAELFGVESNGMILAAGEEADLLTTHGDAEIGEKIK encoded by the coding sequence ATGAGCAACGACGACTTTCCGACGGACAGACCCGCGGTCGTGACCTGTGGGTTGCCGTACGCCAACGGCGACCTGCACATCGGTCACCTGCGGGGGTACATCGGCGCCGACGCGTTCAACCGCTCGCTCAAAACGTTAGGCCAAGAGACGGCCTACGTCTGCGGCTCGGACATGCACGGCACCCCGGTTGCCGTCAACGCCGAACAGGAGGGCGTCGACCCCGCGGATTTCGCACTCGAGTGGCACGAACAGTACGAGGAGACGTTCCCGCAGTTCAACGTCGACTTCGACAACTACGGGCACACCCACGACGAGACGAACACCGAACTAACCCAGGAGATCGTCCGCACACTGGACGACGCGGGCTACATTTACGAGAAGGAGATTCAGGTCGCCTACGATCCTGACGCCGACCAGTACCTCCCCGACCGCTACGTCGTCGGGACCTGCCCCTACTGTGGCGAGAAGGCCCGCGGCGACGAGTGCGACGAGGGCTGTCAACGACACTTAGAGCCCGGTGAAGTCGAGGACCCGGAGAGTACGATTACCGGGAACCCGGCCGAGTACCGGAAGCGAGCCCACAAGTTCTTCGAGGTCTCCGAGTTCACCGACTACCTGACCGAGTTCTTAGACGGCCTCGAGGGAACCTCGAACGCCCGAAACCAGCCGCGCCAGTGGATCGAAGACGGCCTGCAGGACTGGTGTATCACGCGGGATATGGACTGGGGGATCGACTATCCTGGCGACGGGGACGACACCGAAACGGACGACGACCTCGTCCTCTACGTCTGGGTCGACGCCCCGATCGAGTACATCGCCTCGACCAGGCAGTACACCGAGCGCGTCGGCGCTGATGAGTACGACTGGGAGCGCGTCTGGAAGGACGACGGCGATATCGTCCACGTCATCGGCCGCGACATCATCCAGCACCACGCCATCTTCTGGCCGGCGATGCTCGAGGGTAGCGGCTACAATGCCCCTCGCGGAATCGCGGCGACCGGTTTCATCACGATCAACGGCAAGGGACTCTCGACCAGCCGAAATCGAGCGATCTGGGCGAAAGAGTATCTCGAGGAAGGGTTCCACCCCGACCTTCTGCGATACTACCTGACCACGACCGGCGGCCTCCAGCAGGACGTCGACTTCTCCTGGGAGGCGTTCCAAGAAAAGGTCAACGGCGAACTGGTGGGAACCGTCGGCAACTTCTGGTACCGCTCGCTGCTCTTCGCCTACCGGAACTACGAGGGGACACCGGAGACGGACGTCTCCGAGGAGGTACGGGAACGCATCGAGGGCGCGATCGGCGAGACCCGCGACGCGGTCAACGACTACGATCTCCGCGGCGTCGGCCACGCCGCGACGCGACTCGCCCAGTTCGGCAACGAGTACATCCAGCGAAACGAGCCCTGGAAGCTCACCGACGAAGAGCCGGAGCGGGCGGCACAGGTCATCCGCGACTGCGTCCAACTCGCCAAGGCCGTCGGCGTGCTCCTCGAGCCGATCACACCCGATAAATCCCAACTGCTCTGGGAACAGATCGGTGAGGACGGCGAAATCGCGGACGCCCACCTCGAGGACGCCCTCGAGGCCCCGCCACGAACTTTTGACGAACCCGGCGAACTCTTCGAAAAGATCGAGGACGACCGCGTCGAGGAACTCACTCGAAAGCTCGAGGAACGAGTCGAAGCGGCCTCGAGCGACGAGGAGGAGTCCGACGAGGGAGAAACCGAAAACGACGACACCGATGGGGCCGAAGGCGACGATATGGCAGACACTGGCGATCTCGAGCCGCTACTCGAGGATCGAATCGGATTCGAGGACTTTCAGGAACTGGACATCCGCGTCGGCCGGATCGAGTCGGCCGAGGGGATCGAGGGCGCGGACGACCTCGCCAAACTCGAGGTCGACATTGGCTTCGAGACCCGACAGGTCGTCGCGGGAATCAAGCAGCTACACGACCTCGACGAGCTACCGGGAACGAACTGCGTGCTCCTCGCGAACATGGAGCCCGCGGAGCTGTTCGGCGTGGAGTCGAACGGGATGATCCTCGCCGCGGGCGAGGAGGCGGACCTGCTGACGACCCACGGCGACGCCGAAATCGGCGAGAAAATCAAGTAG
- a CDS encoding sodium-dependent transporter yields the protein MSSVDIPREQWATRVGFIFAAVGSAVGLGNIWRFPFQVGQEGGAGFLLMYLLFIVVIGFPAMLVEFVVGRRTERNPVGALKEIGSGIWEYVGWIFIATGFVILSYYSVVAGWTIRYTILGLQDGYLADAAEAEGQFVTLASGLDAILFHAIFMAAVIAIVAVGIERGIELAVKVMVPAIIIITIGLAIYAATLPGAGEAYSYYLSPEWGVIADNWQSIVPAAAGQAFFTLSLGMGVMITYASYLGEDRNLAEDGAIIIGFDTAIAFITGLIVFPILFTAGVDPADPGAGAIFVSLAAAFGDLTLGWLIGAVFFGTVAIAALSSAISLMEVVVSYIIDERGISRPTAAIGIGGAMFLLGVPSAYDLVLLDLFDLFADQILLVLGGLLLMILVGWSLPDLAVDELQRGIGDLGSLGPAWIWAVRIPVILVLLVALVLGILDYYEFLTGPFAEWVGDQ from the coding sequence ATGAGCTCCGTCGATATCCCGCGCGAACAGTGGGCGACCCGGGTCGGATTCATCTTCGCGGCCGTCGGCAGCGCCGTTGGACTCGGGAACATCTGGCGGTTTCCGTTCCAGGTGGGACAGGAGGGCGGTGCCGGCTTCCTCCTGATGTACCTGCTGTTCATCGTCGTCATCGGCTTCCCGGCGATGCTTGTCGAGTTCGTCGTCGGTCGCCGAACCGAACGTAACCCCGTCGGCGCGCTCAAAGAGATCGGCTCCGGGATCTGGGAGTACGTCGGCTGGATCTTCATCGCGACCGGGTTCGTCATTCTGTCGTACTACAGCGTCGTCGCCGGCTGGACGATCCGCTATACGATCCTCGGGCTGCAGGACGGCTACCTCGCCGACGCCGCCGAGGCCGAAGGGCAGTTCGTCACGCTCGCGAGCGGCCTCGACGCCATCCTCTTTCACGCCATCTTCATGGCTGCCGTGATCGCCATCGTCGCCGTCGGGATCGAACGCGGGATCGAACTCGCGGTGAAGGTGATGGTTCCCGCGATCATCATCATTACCATCGGATTGGCGATCTACGCCGCAACCCTTCCGGGCGCGGGCGAGGCCTACAGCTACTATCTCTCCCCCGAGTGGGGCGTCATCGCCGACAACTGGCAGAGCATCGTCCCCGCCGCGGCCGGCCAGGCCTTCTTCACCCTCTCGCTCGGTATGGGGGTAATGATCACCTACGCCTCCTACCTTGGTGAGGACCGCAACCTCGCGGAGGACGGCGCGATCATCATCGGCTTCGATACCGCGATCGCCTTTATCACCGGCCTGATCGTCTTTCCGATCCTTTTCACCGCGGGCGTCGATCCGGCCGATCCCGGCGCAGGTGCGATCTTCGTCTCGCTAGCCGCCGCGTTCGGTGACCTCACGCTCGGCTGGCTGATCGGGGCCGTCTTCTTCGGCACCGTCGCCATCGCCGCGCTCTCGAGTGCGATCAGTCTCATGGAGGTCGTCGTCTCCTACATTATCGACGAGCGTGGTATCAGCCGACCCACGGCCGCGATCGGCATCGGCGGCGCGATGTTCCTGCTCGGTGTGCCGTCCGCCTACGACCTCGTCTTGCTCGACCTCTTCGATCTCTTCGCCGATCAGATCCTCCTGGTGCTCGGCGGACTCCTCCTCATGATTCTCGTCGGCTGGTCGCTCCCCGACCTCGCGGTCGACGAACTACAACGCGGGATCGGTGACCTCGGCTCGCTCGGCCCGGCCTGGATCTGGGCCGTCAGGATCCCCGTCATCCTCGTGCTGCTCGTCGCGCTCGTACTCGGTATCCTCGATTACTACGAGTTCCTCACCGGCCCCTTCGCCGAGTGGGTCGGCGACCAGTAG
- a CDS encoding GYD domain-containing protein yields the protein MATYASLVDIDDRDVQNAQELSSIWGEIRTEFEEHEADVIDSYAILGGHDFLVLFEAPDRESAFKSALTLRRHGLSAETMEVTHTDDFAHLVDEV from the coding sequence ATGGCCACGTACGCATCACTCGTCGACATCGACGATCGAGACGTACAGAACGCCCAGGAGCTCTCGTCGATCTGGGGCGAGATCAGGACGGAGTTCGAGGAGCACGAGGCCGACGTAATCGACTCCTACGCGATCCTCGGGGGACACGACTTCCTCGTCTTATTCGAGGCACCGGACCGAGAGTCGGCGTTCAAGTCGGCGCTGACGCTGCGCCGTCACGGGCTGTCAGCGGAGACGATGGAGGTTACCCATACCGACGACTTCGCACATCTAGTCGACGAAGTGTAA
- the mfnA gene encoding tyrosine decarboxylase MfnA has translation MQIEPQSFDRVLSSMCTEPHPVARKAAERFLATNPGDPGTYPNVTALEEDAIATLGEIAGLEDPAGYVASGGTEANIQAVRIARDRAETRTLNVVMPESGHFSFQKAADVLGVELRIVPTDDDFRADLEAVRSCVDAETAMVVGVAGTTEYGRVDPIPELGEIARSVGALLHVDAAWGGFVLPFTDHEWHFGHAAVDTMAIDPHKMGQAAVPAGGLLVRSDDLLDELAVDTPYLESTSQATLTGTRSGAGVASAVAAMDELWPEGYRRQYARSRHNAEWLANALEKRGYDVVDPTLPLVAADLPRSTFDALRDEGWRISRTGTGELRVVCMPHVSREMLASFIGDLDRLEVRASVPVASGD, from the coding sequence ATGCAAATCGAGCCGCAGTCGTTCGATCGGGTGCTCTCGTCGATGTGCACCGAGCCCCACCCGGTCGCACGCAAGGCGGCCGAACGATTTCTCGCGACGAACCCCGGCGATCCCGGAACCTATCCGAACGTTACGGCCCTGGAAGAGGATGCGATCGCTACGTTAGGCGAAATCGCGGGACTCGAGGATCCCGCTGGCTACGTCGCCAGCGGCGGAACGGAAGCGAACATTCAGGCGGTCCGGATCGCTCGCGACCGCGCGGAGACGCGGACGCTGAACGTCGTCATGCCCGAATCGGGACACTTCAGTTTCCAGAAGGCCGCCGACGTTCTCGGCGTGGAGTTGCGGATCGTTCCCACGGACGACGACTTTCGGGCCGACCTCGAGGCGGTCCGCTCCTGCGTCGATGCGGAGACGGCCATGGTGGTCGGCGTCGCGGGGACGACCGAGTACGGCCGCGTCGATCCGATCCCCGAACTCGGTGAGATCGCCCGCTCTGTCGGGGCACTGTTGCACGTCGACGCCGCCTGGGGCGGGTTCGTCCTGCCGTTTACCGACCACGAGTGGCACTTCGGCCACGCCGCGGTCGACACGATGGCGATCGATCCCCACAAGATGGGCCAGGCCGCGGTCCCCGCGGGCGGGTTGTTGGTTCGCTCGGACGACCTGCTCGACGAACTCGCCGTCGACACGCCCTACCTCGAGTCGACCTCGCAGGCGACGCTGACCGGAACGCGGTCCGGAGCGGGGGTCGCCAGCGCCGTGGCGGCGATGGACGAACTGTGGCCCGAGGGCTACCGTCGCCAGTACGCCCGATCTCGGCACAACGCCGAGTGGCTCGCAAATGCCCTCGAGAAACGGGGCTACGACGTCGTCGATCCGACGCTTCCGCTCGTTGCGGCCGACCTGCCGCGGTCGACGTTCGACGCGCTGCGGGACGAGGGATGGCGGATCTCGAGAACCGGGACGGGTGAGCTACGGGTGGTCTGTATGCCCCACGTCTCGCGGGAGATGCTGGCGTCGTTTATCGGGGATCTGGATCGACTCGAGGTGCGCGCAAGCGTCCCCGTCGCGAGCGGTGATTAG